Proteins encoded by one window of Mesorhizobium sp. INR15:
- a CDS encoding AraC family transcriptional regulator, translating to MHAFIDGGRGFAFGEAIYPAGGVYGPLKDRYVTLLIIHEGKARIFCDDDETVMGARSCGFFRNERRLFIEYLEGRNTRVSWCEGHAGDLSEAVAMRLRSMPSRIALTQRIDTVQRLGIELGAGSSSNLNMLRNSLGEAIFLAYFHEAQMSEQERLIPRSVLRTRFYIDENYEKEISVERLAALVGVTPQHLVSSFRKHVGVTPMRYLWQVRAHRGHLLLLQTGLSISDIAYQCGYKNPFHFSRQISEQFGMSPREVRANKGYRLASDIAEGAADTAYGMALPDSNTILTE from the coding sequence ATGCACGCTTTCATCGATGGCGGTCGCGGCTTCGCGTTCGGCGAAGCGATATATCCGGCAGGCGGTGTCTATGGCCCGCTCAAGGATCGCTACGTCACCTTGCTTATCATCCACGAGGGCAAGGCGCGTATTTTCTGCGACGACGACGAGACGGTCATGGGCGCGCGCAGCTGTGGCTTCTTTCGCAACGAGCGCCGTCTGTTCATCGAATATCTGGAGGGCCGCAACACCCGCGTCAGTTGGTGTGAGGGGCATGCCGGCGACCTGTCGGAGGCGGTTGCGATGCGCCTTCGTTCAATGCCTTCGCGCATTGCATTGACGCAGCGCATCGACACGGTGCAGCGCCTCGGCATCGAACTTGGCGCCGGCTCGAGTTCCAATCTCAACATGCTGCGCAACTCGCTCGGCGAGGCCATCTTCCTCGCCTATTTCCACGAAGCACAGATGTCGGAGCAAGAGCGGCTTATCCCGCGCTCGGTGCTGCGCACCCGCTTCTACATCGACGAAAACTACGAAAAGGAAATCTCCGTCGAACGGCTGGCGGCGCTCGTCGGCGTGACGCCGCAACATCTCGTCTCGTCTTTCCGCAAGCATGTCGGCGTGACGCCGATGCGCTACCTGTGGCAGGTGCGCGCCCATCGCGGTCATTTGCTGCTTTTGCAGACAGGTCTCTCGATCTCCGACATCGCCTACCAATGCGGCTACAAGAACCCGTTCCACTTTTCGCGCCAGATATCAGAGCAGTTCGGAATGTCGCCGCGCGAAGTGCGCGCCAACAAGGGCTACCGGCTGGCCAGCGACATAGCCGAGGGCGCGGCCGACACCGCCTATGGCATGGCGTTGCCGGACTCGAACACGATCCTGACGGAGTGA
- a CDS encoding aromatic ring-hydroxylating dioxygenase subunit alpha, whose product MFLPADHSKTMQDLPRGCTFPAGDWHILASFWHPVSFVHDIADKPVRARLLDVDLVIYKTSAGITVARDLCPHRGTRISAGWIADDQLVCPMHGLHFGGDGACSKIPSIANSEGRIPPKLKLEIYASMERYGILWVCLKDNPIWRIPEWEGISNPDLRKVYVPPGTWYAAASRHVENFNDVAHFPWVHTQSFGGSTADPIPPYDVEQTDYGLRFELPYHEGFNRFDDGVEGDERDVVYTYELTYPFSTIIKIAPQGSNYVVYFADTVCPVSARETRIFQLMTDTTGNPDTDYWVKDALLINDEDKPMVEEQHPEELPLDLSEEIHVPSDRMSLEYRRGLVKRFGLGAPIAS is encoded by the coding sequence GTGTTTCTGCCAGCCGACCATTCCAAGACCATGCAAGACCTTCCGCGCGGCTGTACGTTCCCGGCCGGAGACTGGCACATCCTTGCCTCGTTCTGGCATCCCGTGTCCTTCGTCCATGATATCGCCGACAAGCCGGTCCGGGCCCGGCTGCTCGATGTCGACCTGGTGATCTACAAGACGTCGGCCGGCATCACCGTTGCGCGTGACTTGTGCCCGCATCGCGGAACCCGCATCAGTGCTGGCTGGATCGCCGACGACCAGCTGGTGTGCCCCATGCATGGGTTGCATTTCGGGGGTGACGGCGCCTGCTCGAAGATACCTTCGATCGCCAATTCCGAAGGGCGCATTCCACCCAAGCTCAAGCTTGAAATCTATGCGTCCATGGAGCGCTACGGCATCCTCTGGGTCTGTCTCAAGGACAATCCGATTTGGCGCATTCCTGAGTGGGAAGGCATATCAAATCCAGACCTCAGGAAGGTTTATGTGCCGCCTGGCACATGGTATGCGGCGGCCAGCCGTCACGTCGAGAACTTCAATGACGTCGCCCATTTCCCATGGGTTCACACGCAGAGTTTCGGCGGCAGCACCGCGGATCCGATCCCGCCATACGATGTCGAGCAGACGGACTATGGGCTGCGTTTCGAACTGCCTTACCACGAAGGCTTCAACCGTTTCGACGATGGCGTGGAGGGCGACGAGCGCGATGTGGTCTACACCTACGAACTGACCTATCCGTTCTCGACAATCATCAAGATCGCGCCTCAGGGCTCGAACTATGTCGTCTATTTTGCCGACACGGTGTGTCCGGTCTCGGCGCGGGAGACGCGCATCTTCCAGCTGATGACCGACACGACGGGCAACCCGGATACGGACTATTGGGTGAAGGACGCATTGCTCATCAATGATGAGGACAAGCCGATGGTCGAGGAGCAGCACCCCGAGGAATTGCCGCTCGACCTCAGCGAGGAAATCCACGTACCATCCGACCGGATGTCGCTCGAATATCGGCGCGGACTGGTCAAGAGATTTGGGCTTGGCGCACCGATCGCGAGTTGA
- a CDS encoding PDR/VanB family oxidoreductase has translation MAAIATGDISRTDEYPVKICFVSLPGIGGVTMALRAAGLQPGAAPGQAQRLRLHVAGKRRAAEGIAAFDLVAEDGGELPAFIAGSHIDVYLAGGLTRQYSLRNNPAERHRYCIGVLREVAGRGGSAHMHDHLKVGDTIETSLPRNAFALEENAPFSLLLAGGIGITPILSMAHRLSALGRDFAFHYSARSAERMAFRNEMEASAFADKVHFHLDDGPAGQKLSLANLLAHRPVGAQLYACGPGGFLDAVIGSAKVLWPSEAVHREYFANATPTTGDRPFRVTLAGDGRSFDIAPGRSIVEVLGENGIEIQVSCEQGICGTCVTRVISGVPDHRDLVLTDRQRAAGDRMTPCCSRALTDELVLEL, from the coding sequence TTGGCGGCCATCGCAACTGGAGACATCAGTAGAACCGATGAATATCCTGTCAAAATCTGCTTCGTTTCCTTGCCGGGAATTGGTGGCGTGACCATGGCTCTGCGTGCCGCGGGTCTGCAGCCGGGCGCCGCGCCTGGTCAAGCACAGCGGCTTCGCCTGCACGTGGCTGGCAAACGGCGCGCCGCCGAGGGGATCGCCGCCTTCGACCTGGTTGCCGAGGACGGCGGCGAATTGCCGGCCTTCATCGCGGGCTCGCATATCGATGTCTATCTGGCGGGTGGTTTGACGCGGCAATATTCGTTGCGAAACAATCCGGCCGAGCGTCATCGCTATTGCATCGGCGTGTTGCGCGAGGTCGCCGGGCGCGGCGGTTCGGCCCATATGCACGACCATCTGAAAGTCGGCGATACGATCGAAACCAGCCTGCCGCGCAATGCTTTTGCGCTCGAGGAAAACGCGCCATTCTCCTTGCTGCTCGCGGGTGGCATCGGCATCACGCCAATCCTGTCGATGGCCCATCGCCTTTCGGCGCTCGGCCGTGACTTCGCCTTCCACTACAGCGCGCGCAGCGCGGAGCGGATGGCATTTCGCAACGAGATGGAGGCCTCCGCCTTTGCCGACAAGGTGCATTTCCACCTTGACGATGGACCTGCCGGGCAGAAGCTGAGCCTTGCAAACCTGCTCGCGCATCGCCCGGTTGGCGCCCAACTCTACGCATGCGGGCCGGGCGGGTTCCTCGATGCGGTGATCGGCTCGGCCAAGGTGCTTTGGCCATCCGAGGCGGTTCATCGCGAGTATTTCGCCAACGCTACGCCGACGACCGGTGACAGGCCGTTCCGCGTGACGCTCGCCGGCGATGGCCGCAGTTTCGACATCGCGCCGGGACGCAGCATTGTCGAGGTGCTCGGCGAAAATGGCATCGAGATTCAGGTGTCTTGCGAACAGGGCATCTGCGGCACCTGCGTGACGCGCGTCATCTCGGGAGTGCCCGACCATCGCGACCTGGTGCTGACCGACAGGCAACGCGCGGCAGGCGATCGCATGACGCCCTGCTGCTCGCGCGCACTGACCGATGAACTGGTGCTGGAGCTTTGA
- the gfa gene encoding S-(hydroxymethyl)glutathione synthase has product MAEKLHPKIDNGLPRESASFAGGTLVCACTSKPVKVKVKGQIAHNHACGCTKCWKPEGAVFSVVAVAGTGDVTVTENGDKLKVVDPSALIQRHACTGCGVHMHGPVERDHPFKGLSFIHPERFVEDGWSPPGFTAFVSSIIESGVDPSRMDGIRARLKTIGIEPYDCLNPGLMDYIATWTAKKSGALPA; this is encoded by the coding sequence ATGGCGGAGAAACTGCATCCGAAAATCGACAATGGGCTGCCAAGGGAAAGCGCAAGCTTTGCCGGCGGCACCCTGGTCTGCGCCTGCACCAGCAAGCCGGTGAAGGTGAAGGTCAAGGGCCAGATCGCCCACAACCATGCCTGCGGCTGCACCAAATGCTGGAAGCCGGAAGGCGCGGTGTTCTCGGTCGTTGCCGTAGCAGGCACCGGCGATGTCACTGTCACCGAGAACGGCGACAAGCTGAAGGTGGTCGATCCCTCGGCGCTGATCCAGCGCCATGCCTGCACCGGCTGCGGCGTTCACATGCACGGTCCGGTCGAGCGCGACCATCCGTTCAAGGGCCTGTCCTTCATCCACCCCGAGCGCTTCGTCGAGGATGGCTGGTCGCCTCCGGGCTTCACCGCCTTTGTCTCGTCGATCATCGAATCCGGTGTCGACCCAAGCCGCATGGACGGCATCCGGGCGCGGTTGAAGACGATCGGCATCGAACCCTATGACTGCCTCAACCCCGGCCTGATGGACTATATCGCAACCTGGACCGCGAAAAAGTCAGGCGCGCTTCCGGCCTGA
- the fghA gene encoding S-formylglutathione hydrolase — MKIVSTSKSHGGVQGVYSHASEACACDMTFAVFVPPQAKDGPVPVLWYLSGLTCTHANVMDKGEYRRLAAELGLIVVCPDTSPRGESVADEKDNWQFGSGAGFYVDATQEPFARNYRTYSYLVEELPALIAAQFPADMSRQAIFGHSMGGHGALTIALKNPGHYRSCSAFAPIVQPMTAGWSRPALEKYLGKAEKSWRAYDATALIEDGHRFGEFLVDQGTADGFLQDGLRPWLLEDVCRTSGIALTLRMQEGYDHSYNFISTFMDDHLRWHAARLVR, encoded by the coding sequence ATGAAGATCGTTTCCACGTCCAAGTCGCATGGCGGTGTCCAAGGCGTGTACTCGCACGCCTCAGAAGCCTGCGCCTGCGACATGACCTTTGCCGTCTTCGTGCCGCCGCAGGCCAAGGATGGACCGGTGCCGGTACTTTGGTATCTGTCGGGCCTCACCTGCACTCACGCCAATGTCATGGACAAGGGCGAATACCGGCGTCTGGCGGCCGAGCTCGGCCTGATCGTGGTCTGTCCCGACACCAGCCCGCGTGGCGAGAGTGTCGCCGACGAAAAGGACAATTGGCAATTCGGCTCCGGCGCCGGCTTCTATGTCGATGCGACGCAGGAGCCCTTCGCCAGGAACTACCGGACGTACTCCTATCTCGTCGAAGAGCTGCCGGCCCTGATCGCCGCGCAGTTCCCCGCCGACATGTCGCGCCAGGCGATCTTCGGCCACTCCATGGGCGGGCATGGCGCGCTGACCATTGCGCTGAAGAACCCCGGACACTACAGGAGCTGCTCGGCCTTCGCGCCGATCGTTCAGCCGATGACGGCGGGCTGGTCGCGGCCGGCCCTGGAAAAATACCTCGGCAAGGCCGAGAAATCCTGGCGCGCTTACGACGCCACGGCATTGATCGAAGACGGACACCGCTTTGGCGAATTCCTGGTCGACCAGGGCACAGCCGATGGCTTCCTCCAGGACGGCCTGCGGCCGTGGCTTCTCGAAGACGTCTGCAGGACGTCCGGCATCGCGCTCACCTTGCGCATGCAGGAAGGCTACGACCATTCCTACAATTTCATCTCGACCTTCATGGACGACCATCTGCGGTGGCATGCCGCGCGGCTGGTCAGGTAG
- a CDS encoding 2Fe-2S iron-sulfur cluster-binding protein has product MLEEARNKWHPIAAAYDLPYRHVFHGQLLGREFAVWRADDGYVNIWENRCLHRGVRLSIGINDGRELKCQYHGWRYSNRTAGCTYIPAHPADAPARTITNRTFPAVERYGLVWSSEEPLGEVPEVSGLPEGKLLALRGIPVNAPADKVVEKLSAYRFQPSATLDGDGAEVLVEAVQDFAVALRAADGSNRTQGVFFVQPVDSNRSVIRGVLDHDADGARRIAILRHHNERLSKLRDEVEREAANASVPAPIEPVYEKVSAELAEMPEITTHGRKAALRVSVARKWQAADGIAGFELRPIKGLLPTFQPGAHIDVHMPNGEIRQYSITNGPGETDSFVIGVKLERDSKGGSKCMHETVREGDVLAISEPRNNFPLRRDAIKTLFIAGGIGITPLLAMAQALKNQELTHELHYFAQGEEHLAFSDRLQRLEGSLMPHLGLTPEQTGAKLRELLSPYRNGMHVYICGPGPMLEAARRTASEQGWPDTAVHFEYFKNTNKIDDSSSFEVALARSCVTLKVPAGKTIMQVMRDNGIDVPSSCEQGACGTCVATVIEGEPDHQDVYLNDAERKAGTRIMTCVSRAKSARLVLDL; this is encoded by the coding sequence ATGTTGGAAGAAGCCAGGAACAAGTGGCATCCGATCGCTGCTGCCTATGATCTGCCGTATCGCCATGTCTTCCATGGCCAATTGCTCGGCCGGGAGTTTGCCGTCTGGCGCGCCGATGATGGTTACGTCAACATCTGGGAAAATCGTTGCCTGCATCGCGGCGTCAGGCTGTCGATCGGCATCAATGACGGCCGCGAGCTGAAGTGCCAGTACCATGGCTGGCGCTATTCCAATCGCACCGCCGGCTGTACCTACATTCCGGCACATCCGGCCGACGCGCCGGCCCGCACCATCACCAACCGTACCTTTCCGGCGGTGGAACGCTACGGCCTTGTCTGGTCGTCCGAAGAGCCACTGGGCGAGGTTCCCGAGGTGTCCGGACTGCCGGAAGGCAAATTGCTTGCCTTGCGTGGCATCCCGGTCAACGCGCCGGCCGACAAGGTCGTGGAGAAGCTGAGCGCCTACCGTTTCCAGCCCAGTGCCACTCTCGATGGCGACGGCGCTGAAGTGCTGGTTGAAGCCGTGCAAGATTTCGCCGTGGCGCTGCGGGCAGCAGACGGCAGCAATCGGACGCAAGGCGTCTTCTTCGTCCAGCCTGTCGATTCCAACCGCTCGGTCATTCGTGGCGTGCTGGATCACGACGCCGATGGCGCCAGGCGCATCGCCATCCTGCGCCACCATAACGAGCGGCTCTCCAAGCTGCGCGACGAGGTCGAGCGCGAGGCAGCGAACGCATCCGTGCCGGCGCCGATCGAGCCGGTTTATGAAAAGGTGTCGGCCGAGCTCGCTGAAATGCCCGAGATAACGACGCATGGCCGCAAGGCGGCATTGCGCGTCTCGGTAGCGAGGAAATGGCAGGCCGCCGACGGCATCGCCGGTTTCGAGCTTCGCCCGATCAAGGGCCTTCTGCCGACCTTCCAGCCGGGCGCTCATATCGATGTCCACATGCCGAATGGCGAGATACGGCAATATTCGATCACCAACGGGCCGGGTGAGACCGACAGCTTTGTCATCGGCGTCAAGCTGGAGAGGGATTCCAAGGGCGGTTCGAAATGCATGCACGAGACCGTCCGCGAGGGCGATGTGCTGGCGATTTCGGAGCCGCGCAACAACTTCCCGCTGCGGCGTGACGCGATCAAGACGCTGTTCATCGCCGGCGGTATCGGCATCACACCGCTGCTGGCCATGGCGCAGGCGCTGAAGAACCAGGAACTGACGCACGAACTTCACTATTTCGCGCAAGGGGAAGAGCACCTGGCCTTCTCCGATCGCTTGCAGCGCCTCGAGGGCTCGCTCATGCCGCACCTTGGTCTTACGCCGGAGCAGACGGGCGCCAAATTGCGCGAACTGCTCTCTCCATACCGGAACGGCATGCATGTCTACATCTGCGGTCCCGGCCCGATGCTGGAAGCCGCCCGCAGGACTGCATCCGAGCAGGGCTGGCCCGACACCGCGGTGCATTTCGAGTATTTCAAGAACACCAACAAGATCGACGACAGTTCCAGCTTCGAGGTGGCCCTGGCGCGCTCATGCGTCACGCTGAAAGTGCCGGCTGGCAAGACCATCATGCAGGTCATGCGCGACAATGGCATCGATGTGCCGTCGTCTTGTGAGCAAGGTGCCTGCGGCACCTGCGTGGCGACGGTGATCGAAGGCGAGCCGGACCATCAGGACGTCTACCTCAACGATGCCGAGAGGAAGGCCGGGACCAGGATCATGACCTGCGTGTCGCGTGCCAAGTCGGCACGCCTCGTGCTCGACCTATAG
- a CDS encoding glutathione S-transferase family protein, giving the protein MITLYDYELSGNCYKLRLLMSFLGVDYKTVPIDFYPGREHKSEWFLKLNPLGQLPVVDDDGLILRDAQAILVYLSSKYDPSGTWYPRDNPALLGEVSQWLAFADGITATSSAARLHDALFYDFDIDAARAGAHRLFRILDEHLWFGEQQGRNWICSAGHPTIADIACFPYIILSEEGGIPRQDYPAIRRWCDRVKRIKGFTVMSGVFPAGPAKAAA; this is encoded by the coding sequence ATGATCACGCTTTACGATTATGAACTGTCGGGCAATTGCTACAAGTTGCGGCTGCTGATGAGCTTCCTCGGCGTCGATTACAAAACCGTGCCGATCGACTTCTATCCCGGCCGCGAACACAAATCGGAATGGTTCCTGAAGCTCAATCCGCTTGGGCAGTTGCCGGTCGTCGACGATGACGGGCTGATCCTGCGCGATGCCCAGGCTATCCTGGTCTATCTCTCGTCGAAATACGATCCGTCGGGCACATGGTATCCAAGGGACAACCCAGCCCTGCTCGGTGAAGTCAGCCAGTGGCTGGCTTTTGCCGACGGCATCACCGCAACCTCGTCGGCGGCCCGCCTGCACGACGCGCTGTTCTACGATTTCGACATCGACGCCGCCCGCGCCGGCGCGCACCGGCTGTTTCGCATTCTCGACGAGCATCTGTGGTTCGGCGAGCAGCAAGGGCGCAACTGGATCTGTTCGGCGGGTCATCCGACCATCGCCGACATTGCCTGCTTTCCCTACATCATCCTGTCGGAGGAAGGGGGCATTCCGCGCCAGGATTATCCCGCAATCCGTCGCTGGTGCGACCGCGTCAAGCGCATCAAAGGGTTTACTGTCATGTCGGGCGTGTTCCCGGCCGGGCCGGCAAAGGCCGCCGCGTAG
- a CDS encoding S-(hydroxymethyl)glutathione dehydrogenase/class III alcohol dehydrogenase translates to MKTRAAVAVAAGKPLEIMEVDLEGPRDGEVLVEIKATGICHTDEFTLSGADPEGLFPAILGHEGAGVVVDVGKGVTSLRKGDHVIPLYTPECRSCPSCLSRKTNLCTAIRATQGQGLMPDGSSRFSIGKDKIFHYMGCSTFSNFTVLPEIALAKVNPDAPFDKICYIGCGVTTGIGAVINTAKVEIGATAVVFGLGGIGLNVIQGLRLAGADMIIGVDLNNDKKAWGEKFGMTHFVNPKEIDGDVVPYLVNLTKRGADQIGGADYTFDCTGNTKVMRQALEASHRGWGKSVVIGVAGAGQEISTRPFQLVTGRTWMGTAFGGARGRTDVPKIVDWYMDGKIEIDPMITHTLKLEDINKGFDLMHEGKSIRSVVVY, encoded by the coding sequence ATGAAAACCCGCGCCGCGGTTGCCGTTGCTGCTGGAAAGCCGCTTGAGATCATGGAGGTCGATCTCGAGGGACCTCGCGATGGCGAGGTGCTGGTCGAGATCAAGGCGACCGGCATCTGCCATACCGACGAATTCACCTTGTCGGGTGCCGATCCAGAGGGCCTGTTTCCGGCCATCCTCGGCCATGAAGGTGCCGGCGTTGTCGTCGATGTCGGCAAGGGCGTGACGTCGCTCAGGAAAGGCGACCATGTCATCCCGCTCTATACGCCCGAATGCCGCTCGTGCCCGTCCTGCCTGTCGCGCAAGACCAACCTGTGCACGGCGATCCGCGCCACGCAGGGCCAGGGTCTGATGCCGGACGGCTCGTCGCGCTTCTCGATCGGCAAGGACAAGATCTTCCACTACATGGGCTGCTCGACCTTTTCGAACTTCACCGTGCTGCCCGAGATCGCACTGGCCAAGGTCAATCCCGACGCGCCCTTCGACAAGATCTGCTACATCGGCTGCGGCGTCACCACCGGCATCGGTGCGGTCATCAACACCGCCAAGGTCGAGATCGGCGCCACGGCGGTGGTCTTTGGCTTGGGCGGCATTGGCCTCAACGTCATCCAGGGCCTGCGCCTTGCCGGCGCCGACATGATCATCGGTGTCGACCTCAACAACGACAAGAAGGCCTGGGGCGAAAAATTCGGCATGACGCATTTCGTCAATCCGAAGGAGATCGACGGCGATGTCGTGCCTTACCTGGTCAACCTGACCAAACGCGGTGCCGACCAGATCGGCGGCGCCGACTACACGTTCGACTGCACCGGCAACACCAAGGTGATGCGCCAGGCGCTGGAAGCCTCGCATCGCGGCTGGGGCAAGTCAGTGGTCATCGGCGTTGCCGGGGCTGGCCAGGAAATCTCGACACGGCCGTTCCAACTGGTCACCGGACGCACCTGGATGGGCACCGCCTTTGGCGGCGCGCGCGGCCGCACCGACGTGCCCAAGATCGTCGACTGGTACATGGACGGCAAGATCGAGATCGACCCGATGATCACCCACACGCTGAAGCTCGAGGACATCAACAAGGGCTTTGACCTGATGCATGAGGGCAAGTCGATCCGGAGTGTCGTGGTCTACTGA